The following proteins are encoded in a genomic region of Arachis ipaensis cultivar K30076 chromosome B02, Araip1.1, whole genome shotgun sequence:
- the LOC107625428 gene encoding uncharacterized protein LOC107625428 isoform X2 — MDNSQGQPLPPGVNSWPNYSSNVPQKVISQPVPGTQYHSSYSGPQYQFPLNVPVTSDNNFQEGSLPQYGVVTGQVLTSEVPPLAKQNKFSNPVAGGYQIVEIAPSLVSQESGFAQKVGDVMVDVSNVSATCSNVQIQLSSASDIDATAQDAILREQEIATQNIIRSQREGKIETSPAKDNLDIFSERRDPNALKEHLLKMATEHRAEIAVKRGKASHPEEGNSEIGNGYGVPGGGAYYDAPKLNATAGYSELKADGGSEQKHAARELPEYLKQKLRARGILKDDTHTEDNKVTSAKPMENEKLPPGWVEAKDPGSGACYYYNETTGKSQWEKPHEAALSLQSSSSLRLPENWIEALDETSGHRYYYNTKTHVSQWERPNSKLEAMSYHSDLHADGGDGQSSNFPKCMACGGWGVGLVQSWGYCKHCTRVLNLPQCQYLNNQQSSAAHPSETSDHKASKQRSSWKPPFDKGGKKGGKKRAYAEDDELDPMDPSSYSDAPRGGWVVGLKGVQPRAADTTATNWWMRWLHLINKTTSSVDIKWKCCSVMPA; from the exons ATGGATAATTCCCAAGGCCAGCCGCTCCCTCCAGGGGTTAATTCTTGGCCTAACTATTCATCGAACGTGCCTCAAAAAGTTATTTCGCAACCTGTTCCAGGAACTCAGTACCATTCAAGCTATTCTGGACCACAGTATCAGTTTCCTCTCAATGTTCCAGTTACATCTGATAATAACTTCCAAGAAGGATCCCTCCCCCAATATGGTGTTGTCACCGGTCAAGTCCTTACCTCAGAGGTCCCTCCTTTGGCCAAACAAAATAAGTTTTCAAACCCTGTTGCTGGAGGATATCAGATTGTTGAGATTGCTCCTTCATTAGTATCACAAGAATCCGGGTTTGCACAGAAAGTTGGTGATGTCATGGTAGATGTCTCTAATGTGTCTGCCACATGCTCCAATGTACAAATACAATTAAGCAGTGCCAGTGACATAGATGCTACTGCTCAGGATGCTATCTTACGAGAACAA GAAATTGCAACCCAAAATATCATAAGGAGCCAAAG AGAGGGAAAAATTGAGACTTCACCTGCCAAAGATAATTTGGACATATTCTCAGAACGCCGTGATCCCAATGCTTTGAAG GAACATCTACTGAAGATGGCCACAGAGCACAGGGCTGAAATAGCTGTTAAGCGTGGGAAAGCTTCACATCCAGAAGAAG GTAATTCAGAAATAGGTAATGGATATGGTGTACCTGGTGGAGGTGCCTATTATGATGCTCCCAAGCTTAATGCAACTGCAG GTTATTCTGAATTAAAAGCTGATGGAGGTTCTGAGCAGAAACATGCAGCTAGAGAATTGCCTGAATACCTCAAGCAGAAGTTGAGAGCTAGGGGTATTCTTAAAGATGATACACATACTGAAGATAAT AAAGTTACATCAGCTAAACCCATGGAGAATGAAAAGTTGCCCCCTGGATGG GTGGAGGCAAAAGATCCAGGAAGTGGTGCATGTTATTATTATAATGAAACCACTGGGAAGAGTCAATGGGAAAAACCCCATGAAGCAGCATTAAGTTTGCAATCGTCATCATCTTTACGTCTTCCAGAGAATTGGATAGAGGCATTGGATGAAACATCAG GCCATAGGTATTACTACAATACAAAAACTCATGTCTCACAATGGGAGCGCCCTAATTCAAAACTGGAAGCTATGTCATATCACTCAGACTTGCACGCTGATGGCGGGGATGGCCAATCATCTAATTTTCCAAAATGCATGGCATGCGGTGGTTGGGGAGTTGGCCTTGTGCAGTCATGGGGTTACTGCAAACACTGCACTAG AGTTCTGAATCTTCCACAATGTCAGTATCTGAATAATCAGCAAAGTAGTGCTGCGCACCCCAGTGAAACTTCTGATCATAAGGCTAGCAAACAGAG GTCCAGTTGGAAACCTCCTTTTGATAAAGGAGGTAAAAAAGGGGGCAAGAAGCGTGCCTATGCAGAGGATGATGAGTTAGATCCCATGGATCCAAGCTCCTATTCGGATGCTCCTCGTGGTGGATG GGTTGTTGGTTTGAAAGGTGTGCAGCCACGAGCAGCTGACACAACAGCAACT AATTGGTGGATGAGGTGGTTGCATTTGATAAACAAAACTACCTCAAGTGTTGATATCAAGTGGAAGTGTTGCTCAGTGATGCCTGCATGA
- the LOC107628381 gene encoding outer envelope protein 64, mitochondrial-like isoform X1: protein MNRPRKWSIYIESSFCSYAFNPRVTVPLGSHNGGCVSVSFISFHRADKFLLDTVLDMYCTLQEQVSVASYSLPLLDTNGNIETSELLEEKGNAAFKGSQWNKALNYYTKAIKLNGMNATYYCNRAVAYLKLAWYEVSPSCRLVFCPFLSLNGFT from the exons ATGAACAGACCAAGAAAATGGAGCATCTATATTGAAAGCTCTTTCTGCAGTTATGCTTTCAACCCAAGG GTTACAGTTCCATTAGGTTCTCATAATGGTGGTTGTGTTTCTGTTTCATTCATCTCATTCCATAGGGCTGATAAATTTCTACTTGATACGGTGTTGGATATGTATTGCACTCTTCAAGAGCAAGTTAGTGTTGCCTCCTATTCTTTGCCATTACTAGATACCAATGGCAACATTGAAACTTCTGAGCTTCTAGAGGAGAAG GGAAATGCAGCCTTTAAAGGAAGCCAGTGGAATAAGGCACTCAATTACTACACTAAGGCTATCAAACTGAATGGCATGAATGCGACTTACTACTGTAACCGAGCGGTTGCTTACTTAAAGTTAGCCTGGTATGAGGTTTCTCCTAGTTGCCGATTGGTATTTTGTCCATTTCTTTCTTTAAACGGTTTCACATGA
- the LOC107625428 gene encoding uncharacterized protein LOC107625428 isoform X1: protein MDNSQGQPLPPGVNSWPNYSSNVPQKVISQPVPGTQYHSSYSGPQYQFPLNVPVTSDNNFQEGSLPQYGVVTGQVLTSEVPPLAKQNKFSNPVAGGYQIVEIAPSLVSQESGFAQKVGDVMVDVSNVSATCSNVQIQLSSASDIDATAQDAILREQEIATQNIIRSQREGKIETSPAKDNLDIFSERRDPNALKEHLLKMATEHRAEIAVKRGKASHPEEGNSEIGNGYGVPGGGAYYDAPKLNATAGYSELKADGGSEQKHAARELPEYLKQKLRARGILKDDTHTEDNKVTSAKPMENEKLPPGWVEAKDPGSGACYYYNETTGKSQWEKPHEAALSLQSSSSLRLPENWIEALDETSGHRYYYNTKTHVSQWERPNSKLEAMSYHSDLHADGGDGQSSNFPKCMACGGWGVGLVQSWGYCKHCTRVLNLPQCQYLNNQQSSAAHPSETSDHKASKQRSSWKPPFDKGGKKGGKKRAYAEDDELDPMDPSSYSDAPRGGWVVGLKGVQPRAADTTATGPLFQQRPYPSPGAVLRKNAEIASQKKKPASHFTPISKRGDGSDGLGDAD, encoded by the exons ATGGATAATTCCCAAGGCCAGCCGCTCCCTCCAGGGGTTAATTCTTGGCCTAACTATTCATCGAACGTGCCTCAAAAAGTTATTTCGCAACCTGTTCCAGGAACTCAGTACCATTCAAGCTATTCTGGACCACAGTATCAGTTTCCTCTCAATGTTCCAGTTACATCTGATAATAACTTCCAAGAAGGATCCCTCCCCCAATATGGTGTTGTCACCGGTCAAGTCCTTACCTCAGAGGTCCCTCCTTTGGCCAAACAAAATAAGTTTTCAAACCCTGTTGCTGGAGGATATCAGATTGTTGAGATTGCTCCTTCATTAGTATCACAAGAATCCGGGTTTGCACAGAAAGTTGGTGATGTCATGGTAGATGTCTCTAATGTGTCTGCCACATGCTCCAATGTACAAATACAATTAAGCAGTGCCAGTGACATAGATGCTACTGCTCAGGATGCTATCTTACGAGAACAA GAAATTGCAACCCAAAATATCATAAGGAGCCAAAG AGAGGGAAAAATTGAGACTTCACCTGCCAAAGATAATTTGGACATATTCTCAGAACGCCGTGATCCCAATGCTTTGAAG GAACATCTACTGAAGATGGCCACAGAGCACAGGGCTGAAATAGCTGTTAAGCGTGGGAAAGCTTCACATCCAGAAGAAG GTAATTCAGAAATAGGTAATGGATATGGTGTACCTGGTGGAGGTGCCTATTATGATGCTCCCAAGCTTAATGCAACTGCAG GTTATTCTGAATTAAAAGCTGATGGAGGTTCTGAGCAGAAACATGCAGCTAGAGAATTGCCTGAATACCTCAAGCAGAAGTTGAGAGCTAGGGGTATTCTTAAAGATGATACACATACTGAAGATAAT AAAGTTACATCAGCTAAACCCATGGAGAATGAAAAGTTGCCCCCTGGATGG GTGGAGGCAAAAGATCCAGGAAGTGGTGCATGTTATTATTATAATGAAACCACTGGGAAGAGTCAATGGGAAAAACCCCATGAAGCAGCATTAAGTTTGCAATCGTCATCATCTTTACGTCTTCCAGAGAATTGGATAGAGGCATTGGATGAAACATCAG GCCATAGGTATTACTACAATACAAAAACTCATGTCTCACAATGGGAGCGCCCTAATTCAAAACTGGAAGCTATGTCATATCACTCAGACTTGCACGCTGATGGCGGGGATGGCCAATCATCTAATTTTCCAAAATGCATGGCATGCGGTGGTTGGGGAGTTGGCCTTGTGCAGTCATGGGGTTACTGCAAACACTGCACTAG AGTTCTGAATCTTCCACAATGTCAGTATCTGAATAATCAGCAAAGTAGTGCTGCGCACCCCAGTGAAACTTCTGATCATAAGGCTAGCAAACAGAG GTCCAGTTGGAAACCTCCTTTTGATAAAGGAGGTAAAAAAGGGGGCAAGAAGCGTGCCTATGCAGAGGATGATGAGTTAGATCCCATGGATCCAAGCTCCTATTCGGATGCTCCTCGTGGTGGATG GGTTGTTGGTTTGAAAGGTGTGCAGCCACGAGCAGCTGACACAACAGCAACT GGTCCTCTCTTTCAACAACGACCTTATCCATCTCCTGGAGCTGTTTTACGGAAGAATGCTGAAATTGCTTCCCAGAAAAAGAAACCAGCTTCTCATTTTACTCCCATATCCAAGAGGGGTGATGGGAGTGATGGGCTTGGTGATGCAGACTAA
- the LOC107628381 gene encoding outer envelope protein 64, mitochondrial-like isoform X2, with amino-acid sequence MNRPRKWSIYIESSFCSYAFNPRVTVPLGSHNGGCVSVSFISFHRADKFLLDTVLDMYCTLQEQVSVASYSLPLLDTNGNIETSELLEEKGNAAFKGSQWNKALNYYTKAIKLNGMNATYYCNRAVAYLKLA; translated from the exons ATGAACAGACCAAGAAAATGGAGCATCTATATTGAAAGCTCTTTCTGCAGTTATGCTTTCAACCCAAGG GTTACAGTTCCATTAGGTTCTCATAATGGTGGTTGTGTTTCTGTTTCATTCATCTCATTCCATAGGGCTGATAAATTTCTACTTGATACGGTGTTGGATATGTATTGCACTCTTCAAGAGCAAGTTAGTGTTGCCTCCTATTCTTTGCCATTACTAGATACCAATGGCAACATTGAAACTTCTGAGCTTCTAGAGGAGAAG GGAAATGCAGCCTTTAAAGGAAGCCAGTGGAATAAGGCACTCAATTACTACACTAAGGCTATCAAACTGAATGGCATGAATGCGACTTACTACTGTAACCGAGCGGTTGCTTACTTAAAGTTAGCCTG A